In Oryza sativa Japonica Group chromosome 2, ASM3414082v1, the following are encoded in one genomic region:
- the LOC4329023 gene encoding protein phosphatase 2C and cyclic nucleotide-binding/kinase domain-containing protein isoform X1 yields the protein MGCSPSKVCSCPHYKGSLCFCDCGCFGQTPDSPRESRGKSNRVRGKTDSSASDASSDDLEEDDDGLHQMNITRDSNVGINRLSRVSSQFLPPEGSRKVRIPLGNYDLRYSYLSQRGYYPESLDKPNQDSFCIHTPFGTSPDDHFFGVFDGHGEYGAQCSQFVKRRLCENLLRDDRFRTDVVQALHSAFLATNSQLHADSLDDSMSGTTAVTVLVRGKTIYIANTGDSRAVIAEKRGEDVVAVDLSIDQTPYRTDELERVKECGARVMTLDQIEGLKNPDVQCWGTEESDDGDPPRLWVQNGMYPGTAFTRSIGDSVAESIGVVANPEIFILELNANHPFFVLASDGVFEFLSSQTVVDMIAKYKDPRDACAAIVAESYRLWLQYETRTDDITIIVVHINGLTDMECTQTVMKVSLQPSQQVVELVGSESPSTISLNPKNQRSRQDLSRARLRALESSLENGRLWVPPSPSHRKTWEEQAHIERILHDHFLFRKLTDSQCHVLLDCMQRVEVKAGDIVVQQGGEGECFYVVGSGEFEVLAIQQEEDGKEVTKVLHRYTADKLSSFGELALMYNKPLQASVRAVTTGTLWALKREDFRGILMSEFSNIPSLKLLRSVELFTRLTMLQLSQLADSLVEVTFGDGQMIVDKNDDASSLYIIQRGRVKLKLAADQVNSDAWDLLSSQTKVAQSSREDGNYVFEIDEGGHFGEWALFGETIAFTAMSVGDVTCSTIAKEKFDSIIGPLPKVSQSDSKLKDSLVPKGHGADDSSFRKAQLSDLEWKMCIYAADCSEIGLVQLRGSDKIKSLKRFYIKRVKDLHKEKHVFDEKDLMKSLSQSTCVPEVLCTCADQSYLGILLNCCLCCSLASILHAPLNESSARFYAASVVVALENLHQRSILYRGVSADILMVDRSGHLQLVDFRFAKKLQGERTYTICGIADSLAPEIVLGRGHGFSADWWALGVLIYFMLQSDMPFGSWRESELEPFAKIAKGHLVMPSTFSIEVVDLITKLLEVNENARLGAKGAESVKRHPWFDGIDWKQIADGTYTVPQEITDRVDSYVETLTEDLTASPSMPSEETADQAAPEWIQDW from the exons ATGGGCTGCTCACCTTCTAAGGTGTGTTCATGTCCACATTATAAGGGCAGTTTGTGCTTCTGTGACTGTGGATGCTTTGGACAAACACCTGACTCCCCAAGAGAGTCAAGGGGAAAATCAAACCGGGTTAGGGGAAAGACAGATTCTAGTGCTTCAGATGCTTCTTCTGATGACCTAGAGGAAGATGATGATGGATTGCACCAAATGAACATTACAAGGGACTCTAATGTTGGTATCAATCGACTCTCAAGGGTCTCATCACAATTTCTTCCACCAGAAGGTTCACGTAAAGTTCGAATCCCATTGGGGAATTATGACCTGAGATATTCCTACTTGTCTCAAAGAGGCTACTACCCAGAATCATTGGACAAGCCAAACCAAGACAGTTTTTGTATACATACTCCATTTGGAACAAGCCCTGATGACCATTTCTTTGGTGTATTTGATGGCCATGGAGAATATGGAGCTCAGTGCTCACAATTTGTAAAGCGAAGACTATGCGAAAACCTGCTCAGAGATGACCGGTTCCGTACTGATGTTGTTCAGGCTCTTCATTCTGCTTTCTTGGCAACAAATTCACAGCTTCATGCAGACAGCTTAGATGATTCTATGAGTGGTACTACTGCAGTCACTGTGCTGGTGAGGGGTAAAACTATTTACATTGCGAATACGGGTGATTCACGTGCTGTTATTGCCGAAAAAAGAGGGGAAGATGTTGTTGCTGTTGACCTGTCCATAGATCAAACACCCTACAGGACTGATGAGCTTGAAAGGGTCAAGGAGTGTGGTGCTAGGGTTATGACGTTGGATCAGATAGAGGGGCTAAAGAACCCAGATGTACAGTGTTGGGGCACCGAGGAAAGTGATGACGGTGATCCTCCAAGGTTGTGGGTGCAAAATGGCATGTATCCAGGAACTGCTTTTACTCGCAGCATTGGAGATTCTGTCGCTGAATCTATCGGTGTTGTCGCTAATCCTGAGATTTTTATCCTGGAGCTCAATGCCAACCATCCATTCTTTGTTCTTGCTAGTGATGGAGTTTTTGAGTTTCTTTCTAGTcaaactgttgtcgacatg ATTGCTAAATACAAGGATCCTCGTGATGCGTGCGCTGCAATTGTTGCTGAATCCTATCGCCTCTGGCTACAGTATGAAACTCGTACAGATGACATTACAATAATAGTTGTTCATATTAACGGGTTAACTGAT ATGGAATGTACTCAAACTGTAATGAAAGTATCTTTACAACCTTCCCAACAAGTCGTAGAATTGGTAGGCTCAGAATCACCATCGACAATAAGTTTGAATCCCAAGAACCAGCGTTCCAGGCAAGATCTATCACGTGCTCGGCTGAGAGCACTTGAAAGTTCCCTGGAAAATGGTCGACTATGGGTCCCTCCATCCCCATCGCATCGGAAGACATGGGAAGAGCAA GCACATATTGAGCGAATACTACACGACCATTTCCTCTTCAGGAAGCTCACTGACTCACAGTGCCATGTTTTACTTGATTGCATGCAAAGAGTTGAGGTGAAAGCTGGGGATATAGTGGTGCAGCAG GGCGGTGAAGGCGAGTGCTTCTATGTAGTTGGGAGTGGTGAGTTTGAAGTGCTAGCCATTCAG caGGAAGAAGATGGAAAGGAAGTTACAAAGGTTCTACATCGGTATACTGCTGACAAACTATCTTCTTTTGGGGAGCTAGCACTAAT GTATAATAAACCACTTCAAGCTTCAGTCCGTGCTGTGACTACTGGAACTTTATGGGCTCTAAAGCGAGAGGATTTTCGGGGAATTCTGATGTCAGAGTTTTCAAATATACCATCATTAAAGTTGCTCCGATCAGTGGAGCTGTTTACGAGATTGACAATGCTTCAACTAAGTCAACTTGCTGATTCTCTTGTTGAAGTAACTTTTGGGGATGGTCAAATGATAGTAGACAAG AATGATGATGCATCTTCCTTGTATATTATTCAAAGAGGTCGTGTGAAACTTAAATTGGCTGCAGATCAGGTAAATTCAGATGCCTGGGATCTTCTTAGTTCTCAAACAAAGGTGGCCCAATCAAGTCGAGAAGATGGTAATTACGTGTTTGAGATAGATGAAGGGGGACACTTTGGAGAGTGGGCTCTCTTTGGGGAGACAATTGCTTTTACTGCTATGTCAGTTGGTGATGTGACTTGTTCTACTATTGCAAAGGAGAAGTTTGACTCAATTATTGGGCCCTTGCCAAAAGTTTCCCAGTCTGATTCCAA GCTCAAAGATTCCTTGGTTCCTAAAGGGCATGGTGCAGATGATAGTTCCTTCAGGAAGGCGCAGCTATCTGATTTG GAATGGAAAATGTGCATATATGCCGCTGATTGCAGTGAGATTGGTCTTGTCCAACTAAGAGGTTCTG ACAAGATCAAAAGCTTAAAGAGGTTTTACATCAAGAGAGTAAAAGACCTTCATAAGGAAAAACACGTATTTGATGAGAAGGATCTCATGAAATCTTTGAGCCAATCAACTTGTGTGCCAGAAGTTCTATGTACTTGCGCTGATCAATCCTACCTAGGAATACTGCTGAATTGTTGCCTTTGTTGCTCACTGGCTTCAATACTTCATGCACCACTAAATGAGTCGTCTGCACGATTCTATGCAGCCTCTGTCGTCGTAGCGCTAGAAAATCTCCATCAG AGGTCCATTCTTTACAGAGGTGTTTCTGCAGACATTCTTATGGTCGACCGATCAGGGCATCTTCAACTAGTTGACTTCAGGTTTGCAAAGAAGTTGCAAGGTGAAAGGACTTACACAATATGTGGGATTGCCGACTCTCTAGCTCCAGAGATAGTTCTTGGTAGGGGCCATGGATTTTCTGCTGACTG GTGGGCGCTGGGAGTGTTGATTTATTTCATGCTGCAATCAGACATGCCATTTGGCTCTTGGAGGGAGAGTGAACTGGAACCTTTTGCAAAGATTGCCAAGGGTCACCTTGTCATGCCATCAACATTCAGCATCGAAGTTGTTGACCTTATTACAAAG CTACTCGAGGTAAACGAAAATGCGCGCCTTGGGGCCAAGGGAGCGGAATCTGTGAAAAGACACCCCTGGTTTGATGGCATTGACTGGAAACAAATAGCAGATGGTACTTATACAGTACCCCAAGAAATCACCGATCGTGTCGACAGCTATGTAGAAACTCTTACAGAGGACTTGACAGCATCCCCTTCCATGCCAAGTGAAGAAACAGCTGATCAGGCTGCTCCAGAATGGATCCAGGATTGGTGA
- the LOC4329023 gene encoding protein phosphatase 2C and cyclic nucleotide-binding/kinase domain-containing protein isoform X2, whose translation MGCSPSKVCSCPHYKGSLCFCDCGCFGQTPDSPRESRGKSNRVRGKTDSSASDASSDDLEEDDDGLHQMNITRDSNVGINRLSRVSSQFLPPEGSRKVRIPLGNYDLRYSYLSQRGYYPESLDKPNQDSFCIHTPFGTSPDDHFFGVFDGHGEYGAQCSQFVKRRLCENLLRDDRFRTDVVQALHSAFLATNSQLHADSLDDSMSGTTAVTVLVRGKTIYIANTGDSRAVIAEKRGEDVVAVDLSIDQTPYRTDELERVKECGARVMTLDQIEGLKNPDVQCWGTEESDDGDPPRLWVQNGMYPGTAFTRSIGDSVAESIGVVANPEIFILELNANHPFFVLASDGVFEFLSSQTVVDMIAKYKDPRDACAAIVAESYRLWLQYETRTDDITIIVVHINGLTDMECTQTVMKVSLQPSQQVVELVGSESPSTISLNPKNQRSRQDLSRARLRALESSLENGRLWVPPSPSHRKTWEEQAHIERILHDHFLFRKLTDSQCHVLLDCMQRVEVKAGDIVVQQGGEGECFYVVGSGEFEVLAIQEEDGKEVTKVLHRYTADKLSSFGELALMYNKPLQASVRAVTTGTLWALKREDFRGILMSEFSNIPSLKLLRSVELFTRLTMLQLSQLADSLVEVTFGDGQMIVDKNDDASSLYIIQRGRVKLKLAADQVNSDAWDLLSSQTKVAQSSREDGNYVFEIDEGGHFGEWALFGETIAFTAMSVGDVTCSTIAKEKFDSIIGPLPKVSQSDSKLKDSLVPKGHGADDSSFRKAQLSDLEWKMCIYAADCSEIGLVQLRGSDKIKSLKRFYIKRVKDLHKEKHVFDEKDLMKSLSQSTCVPEVLCTCADQSYLGILLNCCLCCSLASILHAPLNESSARFYAASVVVALENLHQRSILYRGVSADILMVDRSGHLQLVDFRFAKKLQGERTYTICGIADSLAPEIVLGRGHGFSADWWALGVLIYFMLQSDMPFGSWRESELEPFAKIAKGHLVMPSTFSIEVVDLITKLLEVNENARLGAKGAESVKRHPWFDGIDWKQIADGTYTVPQEITDRVDSYVETLTEDLTASPSMPSEETADQAAPEWIQDW comes from the exons ATGGGCTGCTCACCTTCTAAGGTGTGTTCATGTCCACATTATAAGGGCAGTTTGTGCTTCTGTGACTGTGGATGCTTTGGACAAACACCTGACTCCCCAAGAGAGTCAAGGGGAAAATCAAACCGGGTTAGGGGAAAGACAGATTCTAGTGCTTCAGATGCTTCTTCTGATGACCTAGAGGAAGATGATGATGGATTGCACCAAATGAACATTACAAGGGACTCTAATGTTGGTATCAATCGACTCTCAAGGGTCTCATCACAATTTCTTCCACCAGAAGGTTCACGTAAAGTTCGAATCCCATTGGGGAATTATGACCTGAGATATTCCTACTTGTCTCAAAGAGGCTACTACCCAGAATCATTGGACAAGCCAAACCAAGACAGTTTTTGTATACATACTCCATTTGGAACAAGCCCTGATGACCATTTCTTTGGTGTATTTGATGGCCATGGAGAATATGGAGCTCAGTGCTCACAATTTGTAAAGCGAAGACTATGCGAAAACCTGCTCAGAGATGACCGGTTCCGTACTGATGTTGTTCAGGCTCTTCATTCTGCTTTCTTGGCAACAAATTCACAGCTTCATGCAGACAGCTTAGATGATTCTATGAGTGGTACTACTGCAGTCACTGTGCTGGTGAGGGGTAAAACTATTTACATTGCGAATACGGGTGATTCACGTGCTGTTATTGCCGAAAAAAGAGGGGAAGATGTTGTTGCTGTTGACCTGTCCATAGATCAAACACCCTACAGGACTGATGAGCTTGAAAGGGTCAAGGAGTGTGGTGCTAGGGTTATGACGTTGGATCAGATAGAGGGGCTAAAGAACCCAGATGTACAGTGTTGGGGCACCGAGGAAAGTGATGACGGTGATCCTCCAAGGTTGTGGGTGCAAAATGGCATGTATCCAGGAACTGCTTTTACTCGCAGCATTGGAGATTCTGTCGCTGAATCTATCGGTGTTGTCGCTAATCCTGAGATTTTTATCCTGGAGCTCAATGCCAACCATCCATTCTTTGTTCTTGCTAGTGATGGAGTTTTTGAGTTTCTTTCTAGTcaaactgttgtcgacatg ATTGCTAAATACAAGGATCCTCGTGATGCGTGCGCTGCAATTGTTGCTGAATCCTATCGCCTCTGGCTACAGTATGAAACTCGTACAGATGACATTACAATAATAGTTGTTCATATTAACGGGTTAACTGAT ATGGAATGTACTCAAACTGTAATGAAAGTATCTTTACAACCTTCCCAACAAGTCGTAGAATTGGTAGGCTCAGAATCACCATCGACAATAAGTTTGAATCCCAAGAACCAGCGTTCCAGGCAAGATCTATCACGTGCTCGGCTGAGAGCACTTGAAAGTTCCCTGGAAAATGGTCGACTATGGGTCCCTCCATCCCCATCGCATCGGAAGACATGGGAAGAGCAA GCACATATTGAGCGAATACTACACGACCATTTCCTCTTCAGGAAGCTCACTGACTCACAGTGCCATGTTTTACTTGATTGCATGCAAAGAGTTGAGGTGAAAGCTGGGGATATAGTGGTGCAGCAG GGCGGTGAAGGCGAGTGCTTCTATGTAGTTGGGAGTGGTGAGTTTGAAGTGCTAGCCATTCAG GAAGAAGATGGAAAGGAAGTTACAAAGGTTCTACATCGGTATACTGCTGACAAACTATCTTCTTTTGGGGAGCTAGCACTAAT GTATAATAAACCACTTCAAGCTTCAGTCCGTGCTGTGACTACTGGAACTTTATGGGCTCTAAAGCGAGAGGATTTTCGGGGAATTCTGATGTCAGAGTTTTCAAATATACCATCATTAAAGTTGCTCCGATCAGTGGAGCTGTTTACGAGATTGACAATGCTTCAACTAAGTCAACTTGCTGATTCTCTTGTTGAAGTAACTTTTGGGGATGGTCAAATGATAGTAGACAAG AATGATGATGCATCTTCCTTGTATATTATTCAAAGAGGTCGTGTGAAACTTAAATTGGCTGCAGATCAGGTAAATTCAGATGCCTGGGATCTTCTTAGTTCTCAAACAAAGGTGGCCCAATCAAGTCGAGAAGATGGTAATTACGTGTTTGAGATAGATGAAGGGGGACACTTTGGAGAGTGGGCTCTCTTTGGGGAGACAATTGCTTTTACTGCTATGTCAGTTGGTGATGTGACTTGTTCTACTATTGCAAAGGAGAAGTTTGACTCAATTATTGGGCCCTTGCCAAAAGTTTCCCAGTCTGATTCCAA GCTCAAAGATTCCTTGGTTCCTAAAGGGCATGGTGCAGATGATAGTTCCTTCAGGAAGGCGCAGCTATCTGATTTG GAATGGAAAATGTGCATATATGCCGCTGATTGCAGTGAGATTGGTCTTGTCCAACTAAGAGGTTCTG ACAAGATCAAAAGCTTAAAGAGGTTTTACATCAAGAGAGTAAAAGACCTTCATAAGGAAAAACACGTATTTGATGAGAAGGATCTCATGAAATCTTTGAGCCAATCAACTTGTGTGCCAGAAGTTCTATGTACTTGCGCTGATCAATCCTACCTAGGAATACTGCTGAATTGTTGCCTTTGTTGCTCACTGGCTTCAATACTTCATGCACCACTAAATGAGTCGTCTGCACGATTCTATGCAGCCTCTGTCGTCGTAGCGCTAGAAAATCTCCATCAG AGGTCCATTCTTTACAGAGGTGTTTCTGCAGACATTCTTATGGTCGACCGATCAGGGCATCTTCAACTAGTTGACTTCAGGTTTGCAAAGAAGTTGCAAGGTGAAAGGACTTACACAATATGTGGGATTGCCGACTCTCTAGCTCCAGAGATAGTTCTTGGTAGGGGCCATGGATTTTCTGCTGACTG GTGGGCGCTGGGAGTGTTGATTTATTTCATGCTGCAATCAGACATGCCATTTGGCTCTTGGAGGGAGAGTGAACTGGAACCTTTTGCAAAGATTGCCAAGGGTCACCTTGTCATGCCATCAACATTCAGCATCGAAGTTGTTGACCTTATTACAAAG CTACTCGAGGTAAACGAAAATGCGCGCCTTGGGGCCAAGGGAGCGGAATCTGTGAAAAGACACCCCTGGTTTGATGGCATTGACTGGAAACAAATAGCAGATGGTACTTATACAGTACCCCAAGAAATCACCGATCGTGTCGACAGCTATGTAGAAACTCTTACAGAGGACTTGACAGCATCCCCTTCCATGCCAAGTGAAGAAACAGCTGATCAGGCTGCTCCAGAATGGATCCAGGATTGGTGA
- the LOC4329023 gene encoding protein phosphatase 2C and cyclic nucleotide-binding/kinase domain-containing protein isoform X3, producing the protein MGCSPSKVCSCPHYKGSLCFCDCGCFGQTPDSPRESRGKSNRVRGKTDSSASDASSDDLEEDDDGLHQMNITRDSNVGINRLSRVSSQFLPPEGSRKVRIPLGNYDLRYSYLSQRGYYPESLDKPNQDSFCIHTPFGTSPDDHFFGVFDGHGEYGAQCSQFVKRRLCENLLRDDRFRTDVVQALHSAFLATNSQLHADSLDDSMSGTTAVTVLVRGKTIYIANTGDSRAVIAEKRGEDVVAVDLSIDQTPYRTDELERVKECGARVMTLDQIEGLKNPDVQCWGTEESDDGDPPRLWVQNGMYPGTAFTRSIGDSVAESIGVVANPEIFILELNANHPFFVLASDGVFEFLSSQTVVDMIAKYKDPRDACAAIVAESYRLWLQYETRTDDITIIVVHINGLTDMECTQTVMKVSLQPSQQVVELVGSESPSTISLNPKNQRSRQDLSRARLRALESSLENGRLWVPPSPSHRKTWEEQVRHILSEYYTTISSSGSSLTHSAMFYLIACKELR; encoded by the exons ATGGGCTGCTCACCTTCTAAGGTGTGTTCATGTCCACATTATAAGGGCAGTTTGTGCTTCTGTGACTGTGGATGCTTTGGACAAACACCTGACTCCCCAAGAGAGTCAAGGGGAAAATCAAACCGGGTTAGGGGAAAGACAGATTCTAGTGCTTCAGATGCTTCTTCTGATGACCTAGAGGAAGATGATGATGGATTGCACCAAATGAACATTACAAGGGACTCTAATGTTGGTATCAATCGACTCTCAAGGGTCTCATCACAATTTCTTCCACCAGAAGGTTCACGTAAAGTTCGAATCCCATTGGGGAATTATGACCTGAGATATTCCTACTTGTCTCAAAGAGGCTACTACCCAGAATCATTGGACAAGCCAAACCAAGACAGTTTTTGTATACATACTCCATTTGGAACAAGCCCTGATGACCATTTCTTTGGTGTATTTGATGGCCATGGAGAATATGGAGCTCAGTGCTCACAATTTGTAAAGCGAAGACTATGCGAAAACCTGCTCAGAGATGACCGGTTCCGTACTGATGTTGTTCAGGCTCTTCATTCTGCTTTCTTGGCAACAAATTCACAGCTTCATGCAGACAGCTTAGATGATTCTATGAGTGGTACTACTGCAGTCACTGTGCTGGTGAGGGGTAAAACTATTTACATTGCGAATACGGGTGATTCACGTGCTGTTATTGCCGAAAAAAGAGGGGAAGATGTTGTTGCTGTTGACCTGTCCATAGATCAAACACCCTACAGGACTGATGAGCTTGAAAGGGTCAAGGAGTGTGGTGCTAGGGTTATGACGTTGGATCAGATAGAGGGGCTAAAGAACCCAGATGTACAGTGTTGGGGCACCGAGGAAAGTGATGACGGTGATCCTCCAAGGTTGTGGGTGCAAAATGGCATGTATCCAGGAACTGCTTTTACTCGCAGCATTGGAGATTCTGTCGCTGAATCTATCGGTGTTGTCGCTAATCCTGAGATTTTTATCCTGGAGCTCAATGCCAACCATCCATTCTTTGTTCTTGCTAGTGATGGAGTTTTTGAGTTTCTTTCTAGTcaaactgttgtcgacatg ATTGCTAAATACAAGGATCCTCGTGATGCGTGCGCTGCAATTGTTGCTGAATCCTATCGCCTCTGGCTACAGTATGAAACTCGTACAGATGACATTACAATAATAGTTGTTCATATTAACGGGTTAACTGAT ATGGAATGTACTCAAACTGTAATGAAAGTATCTTTACAACCTTCCCAACAAGTCGTAGAATTGGTAGGCTCAGAATCACCATCGACAATAAGTTTGAATCCCAAGAACCAGCGTTCCAGGCAAGATCTATCACGTGCTCGGCTGAGAGCACTTGAAAGTTCCCTGGAAAATGGTCGACTATGGGTCCCTCCATCCCCATCGCATCGGAAGACATGGGAAGAGCAAGTAAG GCACATATTGAGCGAATACTACACGACCATTTCCTCTTCAGGAAGCTCACTGACTCACAGTGCCATGTTTTACTTGATTGCATGCAAAGAGTTGAGGTGA